The Myxococcales bacterium genome includes the window GCACAACCGCGTCGCCCGTGACGACGACGCTACCCAACGTGCCCGCGCGCGCCAAGGTATCGGTCCGCGTCTACACCTACCCCGAGGGCGGCAACATCTATCTCGATCGGGCGTATCGCGGGCCCAGCGGCGTCACCATCCAGCTGCCCTATGGCACGCGCGGCACGGTCACGTGCCAAATGTTTGGTTATGCCGAAGGCACCGCCGCAATCGCGTTTGACGGCAGCATGGAATCGCTGTCGTGTCCGATGATTCGCCTTGGCGGCTGCGTCGAAGACATTAAGAATCCGTACGACAAGTGCCCGCCGGCGAGTAACGTGGCGCCTTAGCGCGGTGGTCGCGCAAAGGCGTGGTCACCAGGAAACGGGTTGGCCGTTTCACGCAGGTAGGTCTCGCTTGGATACGGCCGTGGGCGAGGCAGCACGCCGGCAGAAATGAGGCCTTGACGATCGTTATAGCGGATCTCGGTGGTGAGAAATGGCCTCGTTGAGTTGCGATGAAATTGTCCATAGGTCACAGATGAGTAGCGTTGCTCGCCGAACTCGGTGCCAAGGCCGCTGCGTTTCTTTGGTTCGGGTTGGCGATCGTAAGGTGCGTCGTACGCGCCGTCCGCTTCGGCTTCGGATTTGGCGACGCCGCTCCCAGCCGCGCCCGTGCTCGAGGGCGCCGAAGGTCGCGCCGTCACCTCGTCGCGCGACGAGCGATCATCTTTCAACTTGCCGTGGCGCCCGCCGTAGCCTTCTTCAGAATAGTAGTCGGGTTGTGGCACATACACCGGCGGCCTTGGCCGCGGCGCCTGGCGTTCGGCGAAGATCGCAACCGCGATGACGCCGACGTTGCGCGCCTTGCCCTTGCGCCCGGCGTACGACGCGCCAACGCTGGCAAAGCGAAACGCGGCGACATCGCTCATCGAGGTGCGAAAGCCGTCGACGGTGACATCACTGTACGGTTCAATAATGTAGCCGCGCTTGCGCAGGTCGCCGGCCTCGCCATCGATGACATCAAGGCCGTCGACGCTGATGAGCGCCTCGACGCGTTGGCCGAGTGGATTGCGCACCCGAATGGCGTAACGACCGCCCATGTCCCCCATAACGTAAAATTTGCCGCGGTGATGAAACGTCGGCAGCACCGCGCCATAGGCGTCGACCAGATCGACGTCGAACGTGGCAATCGCCGCCTCGTCGTAGTAGGGCGCGCTCTGGCCGCCAGATTGGATCGCGTAGCGATCGGCACTGGCCGCCGAAGGCGCGCCGCAGCCGAGCAGCGAGCCGATGACAAGCGCCGACGACAAGACGCGCGAACGCGGTCGGGGAGAGGCTAAGGGTGCTAGAGGCGAAGCGTCAGGAGACTTTGTTTTAGGCATGGTGATTTCAACGCGCCGCAACCGCCATCGATCTAATGAAATGCACGGGGGTGCTTGGGCTACGGGCAACGTTTCGCCGGCGGCGCGCGCGGAGCCGCAACGCCTGCGAAAAATCAAATGAAAATCAGCCAGATAAGCGTGCCCGCCCGGGCTCATGGCGTTTTGTCGCGGTTGCATATAGGCTTGCAGGCTGATGAGTAAGCAGCTTGCGGTAAGCGTCGTTCTAGGTCTGAGCTGGCTCGCCGCAGGCGCCTGCGTGGTGGGTGACTCAACGCCACCGGGCGTAACCTCGGATGCCGCCGGCGATGCGAGCGGCGATGGACCCCAGGGCGACGGGCCAGGTGACGGCAGCCAAGCCAATTGCGAACCGGCCCAAACGCCCGTCAACGGGCATCATAATCCTGGGGAAAACTGCCAGGTAGGCGGCTGCCACCTGCTCGGCAACACCGGCGCGGGTGCGCCGACGTTCTATGCCTCGGGCACGCTCTATAATGATGCCAACGGCACGCAGGCGGTCAGCGGCGCAACCATCGTGCTGGTCACCGGACCGGCGACCCGCAAGGTGGTCACCGCCGCCAACGGCAATTTCTATCTCGAAATCGTTGCCGCGGCGCCCTTCACCACCAAGGCGAGCAAGTGCCCCGATGAAACCCCAATGAATGCCGCGGCCAATACGGGTGATTGCAATAGCTGTCACCAAGTAGGCACGCAAGGGCGCATCCACCTGCCATGAGGATTGCCGGCGCGCCGGCGGGCGGGATGGAGCTGCGCGGTAAGCGCGTCGTCGTTGTCGGCATGGCGCAAACCGGCGTCGCGCTCGTGCGGTTCTGTGCCAGCCGAGGTGCGCACGTCATCGCCAATGACGCCAAGCCGCTGGACGCCCTCGCGGCCACGCGCGCACAACTGGCCGATGTCGAGGTGAGGTGGGCCGCGGGTGGCCATCCCGATGAGGTGTTCGCCGCGGCCGACCTGGTCGTGCTTTCGCCGGGCGTACCAAACCTGCCGGCGTTTGCCATCGCGCGCGCCGCCGGTGCCGAGGTGATCGCCGAGATCGAGCTGGCGTATCGCTTCTTGCACCCCGAGGCGACGCTGATCGCGATCACCGGCACCAATGGCAAATCGACCACCACCGCGCTCACCGGCGCGTTGTGCGCGGCGAGCGGCCGACCGACGTTTTGCGGCGGCAACCTTGGCAACATGCCCATGATCGACGTTGTCGCCCACCCGGCCAACGCCCCCGGCGGCCTCATCGTCGTCGAGATCGCCGCGTTCATGCTTGAGCATTGCACCAGCTTTCGCCCGCACATCGGCGTGCTCACCAACGTCACCGAAGATCATCTCGATCGCTTCGGCACCATCGAACACTATGCGCACATCAAGGGTCGCGTCTGGGATTTCCAACTCGCAAGCGACATTGCGATCGCCAATGCCGCCGACGCCTGGACCATGCGCGAGGCCGCGAGCAATCGCGCGCTGACGCAAGCGTTTGATTCGCGGCCCGGTGCCGAGGTGGCGCGCGGCGCGGCGCTTTCGGCCGATCGGCGCGAGTTCGTGCTCCGCTACGGCGTGCCCAATTTGCCTGCGGAGGAACGGCTGCCCGTAGATGATCTCGTCATCGTCGGCAATCACAACCTGGAGAACGCGATGGCGGCGTACTTGGCGGCGCGCCACGCCGGGGTTTCGCGCGAGGCCATCGTCCAAGGTGCACGCAGCTATCGCCCGCTGCCGCATCGCATGGAGCTGGTCGGCAAAAAAGACGACTTGTGGTTTTACGACGATTCCAAGGGCACCAATGTCGCCAGCGTCGCGGCTTCGGTGCGCGGCTTTCCGCGACCGCTCGTGCTCATCGCCGGCGGCGTCGACAAGGGCGGGTCCTACGAGCCGATGCTGTCGGCGCTCGCAGAGGTCTGCAAGGGCATGGTGCTCATCGGCAAGGCGGCGCCGATCATCGAGCAGGCGGCGCGCGACTTTGGCGTCGCGTATCCCGTGCGCCACGCCGCCACCATGCACGAGGCGGTGGCAGTCGCGGCCGATCTTGCCGGCCAAGGCGACGCGGTGGTGTTATCGCCGGCCTGCGCTAGCTACGACATGTTCGAAAATTTCGGCCACCGGGGACGCGTCTTTCGCGAGGCCATCGTCGCCGCCGGGGGCGTACGCTGTGACTGAGGGCCAGCCCGCCTAGCCAAAAACTTGCCGCGATCGGGGTTGCTCCTGATACTGGCTCGATGCCAACCCAGGGGCCAGCCGGCACCGATCCGCGAGGAGATCACGATTCGCGGGGGCTGCCGACGGCTGAGGCACCTACGCCCCTTGAGCTTGCGCTGGCCAACGCTCGCGCCAAGCGCAGCACGAGGCCGCGCGTGCGCGCCGCCGGCACCGGTACTGATTTTCGCCAGCAACGCGCGGCGGTGGTCGTGGGCACCCCCGCGCCGATGCCGGGCGTGACGCCGACGGCGGAATCGTCGAACAGGTCGCCGCAACAATTGCCACCTCGGAGCGTAGAGCGCCTTGACGGCGTGCAGCGGTTTGACAACGCCCTCCCCATGGCGCCGCTGGCGCAGGCCGAGCTGCTCGAACTCATCGATAGCATTCCCATCTTGCCGCACGAGGGCCCCGCGGCCGGACCCGTGGCCGCGCCGCGTATTGCCGAAGACAAGCCGCTCGACACCTGGCTGCTCGGCGCCGTGCTCGGGCTGCTGCTCATCGGCACGATCGAGATCTTTGCGTCGACCGCGCTGTCGTCGGCCGCGGGTGGCAACTACTTCCTCACCCGCCAGCTCATGTGGCTTTGCGTCGGTGGCGTGGGCATGTGGATCGC containing:
- the murD gene encoding UDP-N-acetylmuramoyl-L-alanine--D-glutamate ligase, whose product is MRIAGAPAGGMELRGKRVVVVGMAQTGVALVRFCASRGAHVIANDAKPLDALAATRAQLADVEVRWAAGGHPDEVFAAADLVVLSPGVPNLPAFAIARAAGAEVIAEIELAYRFLHPEATLIAITGTNGKSTTTALTGALCAASGRPTFCGGNLGNMPMIDVVAHPANAPGGLIVVEIAAFMLEHCTSFRPHIGVLTNVTEDHLDRFGTIEHYAHIKGRVWDFQLASDIAIANAADAWTMREAASNRALTQAFDSRPGAEVARGAALSADRREFVLRYGVPNLPAEERLPVDDLVIVGNHNLENAMAAYLAARHAGVSREAIVQGARSYRPLPHRMELVGKKDDLWFYDDSKGTNVASVAASVRGFPRPLVLIAGGVDKGGSYEPMLSALAEVCKGMVLIGKAAPIIEQAARDFGVAYPVRHAATMHEAVAVAADLAGQGDAVVLSPACASYDMFENFGHRGRVFREAIVAAGGVRCD